The sequence below is a genomic window from Dictyostelium discoideum AX4 chromosome 5 chromosome, whole genome shotgun sequence.
ataaataaattatacaaaaaaaaaaaaaaaaaaaaaaaaaaaaaaaaaaaatccttttAGAAAATGGCAGCACCAAGTAGTAATTATCAACTTTATGGACTTAAAATTGGATTTCCTCCAGGTGGATTAATGAGAAATAAACAAATGAAATTCAATGATTATGGTATAACAGTAAAAGAGGCAATTCAAATCATTACAAATAAACAAGGAATGCAAAATCCAGATTCATATACATTACAAATTACATATTCAGATGAACCGTCATCAATAAATACAAGTAGTGGAAATATtggttcaaataataatagtagtagtaatacaCCTTTAACAGGTTCATTAGGTATGGgaccaccaccaccttcTGCATCAATTGGAGGTGGTGGCGGTGGTGGTGATAACGGTATCACCAATAGTGGTAATATTggaagtagtagtaatagtgatTTAAAAAAGTCAACATCATCTGGTATTgtaaatgttaataatagtagtaatgcACCAACTAGAAGATTAAAATGGAtggatgataatgaaaagtTAATCTCTTATCCATTGGGTGCACATGATGTAgtgattgaattaaaaaagaaatatcaattaattaaagtttaTGATGGTAAACAAACtatgaatttaattgtaGATATTACAAAACCATTAAGCGATTTAATGGATTTGGTatcttgtaaatttaaattaagaTCAACAAGtgattgtaaattatttacatatGGAaaaggtaataataataataataataataataataataataataataataataataataataataataataataataataataataataataatttataaattaaatatacatatataaactttttttttttttttaaaatatattttattaacattatgtaaaaataaaaaaaagaaattaatttaaacagtaatattaaaaatttaaatattgatacatcattaccatttattttaagagataataatgatccaaattcattatcattagaatcaattcaatgggataatggtaatggattttttgttggtggtaatggtggtattggtggtattggaagtgatgatgatgcagatgatattaataacaatttatCTGTACCAGCcaaatcaatcattaatCCAGTTAGAGAAGgttatttaaagaaacaagataaaaagaaatcttgGAAAACAAGATACTTTAAATTAActgataaatatttatattggtATAAATCTCCAACTGCTATTAAAGCATCTGGTATGATTATTTGTAAAGATTATCATATTAAATTAGCTCCATCAACTCATGTatgtatattttattaataaaaaatatacatgtatatatataaaaaaaagaacaatataattctaattttttatttagtcaAAAGAAGTTAAATTAGAATTTACACCAAAACATATGATTGCAGGtgcaacaacaattattcattatattaaatttgaaaatgaacaagaattaaaacaatGGACAGTTTTACCAATTGTAATAGAGTCATCAAATGATAGTggatcaaataattcaaatacaaGTGGTGGTAATCAATCAATGATTGGTAAGAAAGTATTTGGTGTACCAATTGAAAAGACAGttagtggtaataatgaaataccAGCAGTGGTTTTACAAACTATTGATTACATAGAGAAGAAAGCAATGGATATTGTTGGTATATTCCGTTTGAGTGGTTCAGTATTGACAATTGAACAGTGGAAAGCAAAATATGATAAGGGTGAAAAGGTTGATCTCTTTCAAGAGGTTGATCCTCATGCTGTAGCTGGtcttttgaaattgtatCTCAGAGAGTTACCAGACCCATTGTTAACCTATGAAAAGTATGATAATTTCATTGCAGctcaatcaattgatgatttcccatcaagaattaaattaattaaacatttGGTGAAATCATTACCACCGGTAAACTATGCGGTTCTCTCTTATTTAATGGCATTCGTTGGTAAGGTTGCAACTCATTCTGCAGCTAATAAAATGCAAGTTCATAATTTGTCGACTGTGTTTGGTCCAAATCTAATCAAAGATCGTCAAGATAGTGGTGACTATGGTAACAATGTCCAAGTGTTGGTTGAGGATACACCAATCATTAATGCATTGGCACTTTCACTCATTAGAGATTACCAATACATTTTCACCGATAAAGAAATACCAGAACAAAAGATATTGGCAAAGTCACTCTACGAGTATGCtggtaatgatgatggtaCAACCTCTGAGGATGATAAGGATCTTTTGTTCCCAAAGGGTGCAACAATTAAAGTCACTCAACAAGGTACCGATGGTTGGTGGACTGGTGAATATCAAGGTAAACAAGGTAAATTCCCAGCTTCCTACGTTGAGTTGTTACCTCATTCACCTTCAACCTTACTTCgtacaaaatcaaattcaaatcttacaaagaaaaagaaattcatgTTGGAGATGGAATCtactaaaactaaaaatcAAGAGATCGATAAAAATATCAAACAATTGGAAATCACtaaaaaagaattggaaTCAACCATAAACGATTTAGAGAATGAAAAAGCTGCCCTCGAAAATGATCCAACCATTAAAGCAATGATGAATCTTTTGGCAAATGCTAAAACCAATAAAGATATCGCTATGATTCCAAAGAATATCGATGTACTTTTCCAAAAGTTTGAAGAATATAAATCAAGTCATGAAGCATTGGCAACTACTAAAACTACTCTCATCGATGAATAtgaacaatttaataataatccaaaaaaaagattagatacaaaagaaaaagaacaaattcaacaaaaataTGATAATCTCTCaataattattgataaatctcaaaaaattagatcaaaaagtataaattcaaagaaaattataaatgatgatttagttgaattaaagaaaatattttctttataaaaACTTTCGaataacttaaaaaaaaaaataaaaaaaaaaatatatattatttaatttaattttttttttttttttttttaaatatttatttgtgacaaaaaaaaattaaaatatatatttaaaattgatttttattatttgaaaaataaatacaatacaattaaaatggATAAACATGACAGTGCCATTACGATCAAATGAAAGATTATGTAATTTCAATGGAAAAAAAGggtttatcaaaaaaatttttttttttttttttttttaaaattttcacaAAAATGAATCCAAATAAGATTATAGATTTAAAGGTATTAttgttcatttttttatttatattattataatatttttataatattataaaacataatattttatctttttgtaGCATGTTAAAACTAACCAACAAACTTTTTTACACACAGATTATTACTGTAGGTAATTATGGCGTAGGGAAAAgctcaattttaaaaaggttTCACCAAGTTGACCTTGATGATAATACCACTggttttaaaacaaaaaaatttattattgataatcaTCATGTTAGTGTTCAGGTATGTATTAGTATAGtactatcaatattattcaatttaataaaaaaaaaaaaacaaataataataataataataaaaataataataaccagaCATGGGATACAAGTGGACAAGAACGTTTTTGTTCACTGTCTAGTTCATTTTATAGAAATTGTGATGGTGTAATTTTATGTTTTAGtgttgataatgaagatTCATTCAAAGCTTTAGATCTTTGGAGAGATGAATTAATAAAGTTTGGTTATTTCCCTGATAGAGTTCCTTTTATTTTAGTtggaaataaatttgatttagaATTTAAGAAACATGTAATCAATAGTAAAATGGCTCAAGATTGGTgtaaatatcaaaaattaaaatatcaagtAGGTGTTAATAAAGAGTTACCCGATATAATATATCATGAAACTTCTATTGAAAAACTTGTATCAATTGATGAAGCATTTATCAACATCTGTAGACAagcatttgaaaataaaataaaaatttctctctcaaaattaaataataataataataataacgaagaaaataataataataataataacaatgaaaacaataattataataatgtaccaatttttcaaattggaCAGAAGATACGTTCTTGTTGTTACTATTGATAAAAAGAGAGAGAGGAAATAGAGTATTCATAATTTTAAAGGAATAGAtcaaaaacaatcaattgaatttgctTATGGGAattagaaattgaaattcattgattaaataatttataggTTAATTATtctaatataaaaatgaaaacactgacaattttcaattcaatttgaagttaaaaagaaaattgatTTACCAATAAATCAAtgtttaaaactaaaataataataataatgattaaaaaGGAGATTCTCAgggattttaatttaaaattgtaaaaaaaatgataaaactaaatttgtaaacaaataaaaataaactatttataaaattttaaaatgatgatatggtggtgtttatttttattttactcttttttatttattctttaagCTATATCTTCTTCTACATCAAagtaatcatcatcatcatcatcttcatcatcatcatcttcttcttcttcttcttccatTTCCACTTCTTCaacttcttcctcttcttcatcatcttcatcatcatcatcatcatcatcatcatcatcatcatcatcatcatcatcatcatcatcatcatcatcatcatcatcatcttcttcatcatcttcatcatcatttaaaaaatctaattgATCGAAATCACCTTGTTCAAGTGCACCATCttcattaattattaaaccaCTTAAATgagataataatggtgagaaactttcaccattattaaataattgttcatCAATTCTTTgatcttgttgttcttgaatttgttgttcatTTTCAGAATCAAAATCAGTATCATCGAAAAGGGAAGCTTCATTGATGGTGGCATCAtcgaataataatttcataaaatctttttcagacattttcaattttcttGTGATTTTTCtagattctaaaaataattgtaatttatatTCAGCttcaatagttttatttaaagattgaaATTCTGATTTATCATCGGACCTATTAATACCTTCGCTTAAATTACTACTATTTGATGGTggtaaattgtttttatgataaaattgaaataatttatcaccaaatttattcattaaacTTTCCATAGTCACACGTTGAAGATaggataatattttaattccaTTATTTGCATTGGTTACAAATgaactaccactaccaccaccaccaccaccactaccaccataTGCAGTAGAAGTAGTATTAgcagatgatgatgattgtgtATTATTCGATAAAtgatcatcatcttcaatatCTACGATTTGTGGTGACAAAATGTGAATGTCacttgaatcaattgaagcTACAGCAATtctaaaatcatttaaaccaCTAATTACTGAATTTCTATTACAACTACTTTGATAATGATTatcattgatattatttgCCACCGGTACTAAATGAACTGGAGATTTATGAGATACCACCCTTTTTAATACATTACCACTTTGAGTATCATAGATATAGACATGTCTATCCTCTGAGCCTGACACAATTTGACGATCGTTATTAATGAAAGAACAACCTACATTGTAGCCCATACATCTATGTTTTCTATACTCTTTGACAATACCAATGGAAGTGTTTGTTGTTATAACACGACCACTCTCTTTGTTTATCTCTACTTTACTTTCACCATCACCCAATCCTTTAACTTTGGTGGCGGGTGAAGAAACCAATAATCTCGTATCCCAAAGTCTGATAGTATTATCACGACCACTCGATAGAATCTGACGGTCATCCATTGTCCAATGGAGAACATTTAATTTGTTATGAGCTTGTACGCTGAAAATCGGAGTTTTGAAGCCCTCTCTAAGATCCCACATACGCATAGTACCATAACGTGCACCAGATATGAAAACATTGTTATCgaaatgatgaaatttcatACTGTTTATAGTATTTAAATTGCCAATACTGTCATCGGATGGATGAGCTTTATCTAATCTGAAAAAGATTTTACCATAATTCATATCCCATCCACAAATGGTCGACGATGCACAACCACTCAATAATATCGAATCATCCATTGTTAACTCCATTGATTTCAACCAATCATCATGTTCTTTAAGTGTTGTcaccaattgaaaattcttATAAACTTTAATTGTATGATCTAATGAACatgttaaaaatgaattaaatggtGATATAATTGATCTCTTATAAGTTGCTTGTgatgttttttgttttaaatatccttgtatttcattattattattattattattataattataattaaaaccattactattattattattattactattactattactatttattgaaattttttgtCTTTTATTCATTAATGACCCTATATCATCTTGATTATAATCTTCTCTAAAATTTCCATAATATTGTTCTTCATTTTCACCATACGCTTTATTAAACCAAATTGCCATTGATACAACTTGTTCATGATCtctaatattatataataattcaccTGAATTTGGTTCAAATATATCAACTGAATcatctatttaaaaatatgtttcttattaatatatagcttttaaaatgatatatatatatatatatatatatatatatatatatatatatatatatataaataataaataatgattacAAACTTGTTGATAAAGCAATATATGAATTATCAGGTGACCATGAAACCCAAAATGGACATTTTGAAGGATCATACTGTATTATAGAATCTAATCCAATTTGTGATACTAAtgtatcatttaattttaaatattcgctatttgtatttgtatttctATATGaatttgtagttgtagttgttgtatttgttgttgttgtatttgttgttgtatttgtagttgttgaattattattattattattattattatttacatattcatttaataattgtatcCTTTTATAGTGACCAAAATGATTTATATGAGCTAATCTAGGATTTGAACCATATAATTCTGATCTTAAAGTGTATGCATTCAATAAGTAACTGATATCCTTATCTTTTTcatacatttttatttgtttatatttatatatatatatttatacaaTGTTTAATTTCTCGTGTGTGTGGTTTTCAATAtgtactattttttttttttttttttttttattattttatattttttatttttattattttttattattttttatttatttttttatttattttaatttttgaaaaaatttagttttttcttttttttttttacttggTATTTTTGTGTATACATATAAATTTATGAGGAGAAGGAGTGTGCggattaatttattaataaaaaggatattattttaaaaaaaattttaaaaaaccatcattttcttccatttttttttttttttttaatttttttttttttaatttttttattttttaatttttaatttttttcattttttcgtTCGTTTAGTCAAAAAtggattttataattaatttggttaaataaaaaaataaataaaaaaaaagttaaaaataaaaaataaaaataaatagcaaaaaaacaaaacaaattacaaaataaaacaatcaaaacaaaaaaaaaaaacaaaacaaaaaaaaacaaaaatatttaattataaaaaaaaaaaaaaaaaaaaaaaatataaaaagtaattttattatttattgaatatGATATaattcagaaaaaaaaaaaaaaaagtttaatctCATTTCTGTGATATACCAAATTATGtgaattgataaaaaaagtataaaattAGAACACACACTAACACACATgtgaattaattataaaaaaccactttctgtttttttttttttttttttttttttttaataattaaaataccaaaaaaaaaaaaaaaaaaaaaaccccccTATAAAAGCTTTAAAAAtccaaatgaattttttccattaattaaaaataaaatttaaaaatttttagaaaaataacccttaaaaaattaatttaattaattggcttatttaaatttaaatttaaaaaaaaaaaaaaaaaaaaatgattaaaaaaatttcaattattttaatcacTCTATTTATTATCCAATTAACTAAATCAGTTTcagtaaataaaaataataataataataataataataataataataataataataataataataataataataataataattattttattgatcattataattatgatttagatattgatttaacttctcaacaacaacagcaatcatcatcatcatcatctgatGCACCATTAGAACCACCATCATGTGGGGAATTATGTGTTTGTTTATATAcagaattaaattatcaaggTCTTTCATATGAATATTCAATCTATTCAGGAAAAGTTGATTTACCACCCTCAATTAGAAATAATATTACTTCATTTGTGTCaaagtatttatttttattttatttttattttttatttatatattatttaatttcattggtTTCCAACCAAATTCTatattaatactaataaatttatttatttatttatttatttatttatttgtagtGCTGATGTATGTTTTATTACATATGACCCATATGTTACAATACAAATTTATACAGGtgaatttttatcaaattttggAATTGTTTTTGGTGATATTTTACAAACCTTAGCTCCTGGTTTATGTAAAGATTTACCaccaaatcaattttaatccTAACAATTGGTTATAACCAATCGTGtgttttgtaaataaaataaaaaataaaaaaaaataaaaaatataaaaaaaatagtggATGGTATAagttagaaaataaataaaataaaataaataaaaaaataagaccATTCCCAACAATTATatgttttctattttttttttttttcagattttttttttttttctttctttttgtaaaaaaaaaaaaaaaaattacggatatgaattcatttaaagagtaccaatctttaatttaataaagaattgtTGTACAAGAAGTTAgtgttattaataaaaaattaaaaaattaaaaattaaaatttaattaattctttttttttttatttttttttttttatttttttttttcagcaTGTCAAGATTTATCATTAGGTAATGAAGATGCAAATCAATTATCAGttgatttaaagaaattatttttataagaaaatcatttattatgGGTCAATTAGCAGGTATAACCTATTGGTACActcaaaatgatttaattaaaactttagAAATCTTTTATAATGGGTGCaccaaaagaattattattaccaattatggatgaattatcaaaaaagcaaactacaacaacaactacaacttcaCCTTCAACTTCACCTACAATACCAATGATTTTAGATGaaaatgttaattttttaaaatttccaaTTATAGATAAAAATCATGAAATTAAAGTAATTGAATGTGGtaaaaataatggtggtggtggtggtggtagtggtggtgattatttaaatgaaatttcaatatttaaaaatcaaaatttaaaaacaatgacACCATGTATAATTAAAGGTGATACAAATAATTCGGAATGTATAAATAAATGGAAAgacttaaattattttctttcaaATCATGGTAATAGAATTGTACCAATTGAATTAGGTCATAATAAATTAGattcaaaaacaaagaaacaacaaaaacaacaacaaactactactactacatcaaataatgatgatgatgataattcaatattttttttttaaaaaaaaaaaaagatcaattGAGAGTTTTTGtgagaattttttttttaggctagatttatataaaaaaggaaatattattattttttttcctatgAAATAATCTACAAGactaaaattctttttttggtttttccACAAACGTGTTTTcttattttgatttctttttttttgtttgatttGTGTTtgcattttttattatgaatAAACTATTAACTAAATCAAATACTcctataaaatatattaataaaccaTAAAGTTTccataataaattattaatatttttattttttattattttttataataccaAAGAAAATGGAATCACTATTGTTTGtatttaatgaatcaattgttACATCAGttcaaatataattttttttttttcttttttttaaatcacttttaattttataaaattttggtttattatttttattattatttttttattttttttcaaatcactttttttatgGGTGTGAGTTCCAATAAACCACATGTTGAATTTACAAACACACTCAAACACACATGAACacacatttaaaaaaataagtttttcttattttttaacaaCTCCACCATACcccaaatttatttttggtttattCTATCTCAATTTAAGAATTATTTatggtttattaaaattaaaattagaattaaaaaaattattaattatttatttttaaattttttttttttttccaaaaatttccctttttttttttttttttttttttattctctttattattattttatttatattaatttctatatattctttattttaatttctttttattattatcttttattatttatttttataattattattttttattttttataattaatatttttttttttttttttattattatttttacaaataaataatttttgaaaaaatgtcaattgatataaaatttacaattaatgatattttatttaatcaagAATCAttacaaaagaaaaataaatatacatgtccaatttgttttgaatttatttataaaaaacaaatttatcaatgTAAATCAGGTCATCATGCATGTAAAGAATGTTGGGAGAAATCAttagaaacaaaaaaagaatgtaTGACTTGTAAATCAGTAGTGAATTCatataatgatttatcaagATGTTTGATGGTAGAGCGTgcatttgataaaaaagaatgttGTTGTATTTACTCATTCACCGAACAAATAGTTCAAGGTGGAACAAATTGTTCACCACCAGATGGTGCCTCAGaccaaaatcaaagaaaattaataaaagatgaagaaaatggttgtaaagaaaaaattgaagTTGATCAAATTGATTCTCATTTAATCAATTGTCAATATAAATTTGTTACATGTTCATTCAAAGGATGTGAAAAGATTTTAAGAATGAATTCATTAGAATCTCATCAAAATGAATGTGGTTTCAAATTGGTTATATGTGATTTCTGTAAAAGggatgatattaaaaagaagGAATTAGAAACTCATTATAAGACATGTCCAATGGTTCCAATTGATTGCTCACAAGGTTGTTCAGTGAAAATTGAAAGGAAATCAATTATCGAtcatattgaaaatgattgttGTAATACTCAAATACCatgtaaatattttgaacAAGGTTGTAAAGTTGAGATGAAGAGATCAGAATTACAAAATCATTTGGAGAGAGTGAATCATCAAACTTACATGGGCATtctaattgataaattaacaaATCAAGTTGGCCACTCAAAGAAAACTCATGATGAACTTTTGAAAAAGATTGAAGATTtgtcattattaattatcaaattcagtGATGCATGTTTAAAGAAACAAGTTCTTCCAAAGGCTTTGGATATTTGTTCAAATGGGTATAGAAATAAATGGATCATTTCTAACTATTCAAGTTTagcaaaatcaaaattaaattgtaaatcaTTGTCCTCTCCAATACTGTTAATACTCTCTCACCATTTTCAAGTTTGTGTTTATCCTAAaggtgatgaaaataaagaatacatttcattatatttaagagttaataatattgaagaaCCAAACTCATTAAAAGTAGAATATTCATTTACATTAGTCAATGTTTTggataaatcaaaatcaattacaaaaagAGTAGATAAAATAGGTAATTTatacaaaaattattattattattattattattattattttaatttttaattaattattattattattattattatttttttattttagtttttataaGTCCAAAAGAATGGGGATGGGGAAAATTCTTATTAtctgatttaattaataaagagaATGGTTGGTTAagtaatgatgataaattaacaatagaaatttatattaaaattttaaatgaagaaTATGAACCATTGGAGTcttaaatcttaaaaaacTGTAAACcataaattgataaaatcatGTATTTCCCTATTTTTacaacttaaaaaaaaaatataaataaataaaaaaatctttccaaattatttaatgttcAACTagttttcaattattttcttaataatccttaaacattttttttttttttttaatatgaaaaataaaatatgcaaaaaaaaaaaataaataaaaaatatcccgccaatatttttttttttattttattttttttgttaaataaaaaaaaaaaaaaaaaatggttataTACAAATTAAACACACCAAATAGAAAATGAGGggtaataatttagattACAAAAAAGCATATGAAGAActtttagaaaaagaaaaagaacatCAAAAAGTTCTTTTAACTtttagaaaaacaaaaagcaTATGAagaacttttaaaaaaagaacatcaagaaaaagaaaaagcaTATGAAGAACTTttagataaagaaaaagaacttcaagaaaaagaaaaagaaaatcaaaaaaaaagaaaaagaaagatccATCAGACATCTTATTGATAATGGCATACCAAAGTGCATTataacatcaacatcacaaTCTTCGTCAAACCATGATTCATGTCAATTACAACCTAGCACTTGGGTTGGGATACCAAATTTTGAAGATCTTTTAGAAAAGA
It includes:
- the gacJJ gene encoding RhoGAP domain-containing protein (pleckstrin homology (PH) domain-containing protein), giving the protein MAAPSSNYQLYGLKIGFPPGGLMRNKQMKFNDYGITVKEAIQIITNKQGMQNPDSYTLQITYSDEPSSINTSSGNIGSNNNSSSNTPLTGSLGMGPPPPSASIGGGGGGGDNGITNSGNIGSSSNSDLKKSTSSGIVNVNNSSNAPTRRLKWMDDNEKLISYPLGAHDVVIELKKKYQLIKVYDGKQTMNLIVDITKPLSDLMDLVSCKFKLRSTSDCKLFTYGKEINLNSNIKNLNIDTSLPFILRDNNDPNSLSLESIQWDNGNGFFVGGNGGIGGIGSDDDADDINNNLSVPAKSIINPVREGYLKKQDKKKSWKTRYFKLTDKYLYWYKSPTAIKASGMIICKDYHIKLAPSTHSKEVKLEFTPKHMIAGATTIIHYIKFENEQELKQWTVLPIVIESSNDSGSNNSNTSGGNQSMIGKKVFGVPIEKTVSGNNEIPAVVLQTIDYIEKKAMDIVGIFRLSGSVLTIEQWKAKYDKGEKVDLFQEVDPHAVAGLLKLYLRELPDPLLTYEKYDNFIAAQSIDDFPSRIKLIKHLVKSLPPVNYAVLSYLMAFVGKVATHSAANKMQVHNLSTVFGPNLIKDRQDSGDYGNNVQVLVEDTPIINALALSLIRDYQYIFTDKEIPEQKILAKSLYEYAGNDDGTTSEDDKDLLFPKGATIKVTQQGTDGWWTGEYQGKQGKFPASYVELLPHSPSTLLRTKSNSNLTKKKKFMLEMESTKTKNQEIDKNIKQLEITKKELESTINDLENEKAALENDPTIKAMMNLLANAKTNKDIAMIPKNIDVLFQKFEEYKSSHEALATTKTTLIDEYEQFNNNPKKRLDTKEKEQIQQKYDNLSIIIDKSQKIRSKSINSKKIINDDLVELKKIFSL
- the rabP gene encoding Rab GTPase: MNPNKIIDLKIITVGNYGVGKSSILKRFHQVDLDDNTTGFKTKKFIIDNHHVSVQTWDTSGQERFCSLSSSFYRNCDGVILCFSVDNEDSFKALDLWRDELIKFGYFPDRVPFILVGNKFDLEFKKHVINSKMAQDWCKYQKLKYQVGVNKELPDIIYHETSIEKLVSIDEAFINICRQAFENKIKISLSKLNNNNNNNEENNNNNNNNENNNYNNVPIFQIGQKIRSCCYY
- a CDS encoding RING zinc finger-containing protein (meprin and TRAF homology (MATH) domain-containing protein), which translates into the protein MSIDIKFTINDILFNQESLQKKNKYTCPICFEFIYKKQIYQCKSGHHACKECWEKSLETKKECMTCKSVVNSYNDLSRCLMVERAFDKKECCCIYSFTEQIVQGGTNCSPPDGASDQNQRKLIKDEENGCKEKIEVDQIDSHLINCQYKFVTCSFKGCEKILRMNSLESHQNECGFKLVICDFCKRDDIKKKELETHYKTCPMVPIDCSQGCSVKIERKSIIDHIENDCCNTQIPCKYFEQGCKVEMKRSELQNHLERVNHQTYMGILIDKLTNQVGHSKKTHDELLKKIEDLSLLIIKFSDACLKKQVLPKALDICSNGYRNKWIISNYSSLAKSKLNCKSLSSPILLILSHHFQVCVYPKGDENKEYISLYLRVNNIEEPNSLKVEYSFTLVNVLDKSKSITKRVDKIVFISPKEWGWGKFLLSDLINKENGWLSNDDKLTIEIYIKILNEEYEPLES